One genomic window of Vidua macroura isolate BioBank_ID:100142 chromosome 16, ASM2450914v1, whole genome shotgun sequence includes the following:
- the FBXL16 gene encoding F-box/LRR-repeat protein 16: MSNPRNGDTKPPCLPRNGLVKIPTQPNGLGSASITKGTPAVKNRLCQPSSVPAILSPALAHRSDLPIPSLASPLSLATLASVSSPPGASLVGLNTSEGSEQPSPERLPGSPSERQLAVDEKILNRLFWYFSACEKCVLAQVCKAWRRVLYQPKFWVGLTPVLHTKELYNILPGGEKEFVSLQGFAVRGFDGFCLVGVSDLDICEFIDNYPLSKKGVKSMSLKRSTITDAGLEVMLEQMQGVVRLELSGCNDFTEAGLWSSLNARITALSVSDCINVADDAIAAISQLLPNLTELNLQAYHVTDTALAYFTAKQGYTTHTLRLNSCWEITNHGVVNMVHSLPNLSVLSLSGCSKVTDDGVELVAENLRKLRSLDLSWCPRITDMALEYIACDLHKLEELVLDRCVRITDTGLSYLSTMSSLRSLYLRWCCQVQDFGLKHLLGMGSLRLLSLAGCPLLTTTGLSGLVQLQELEELELTNCPGATPELFKYFSQHLPCCMVIE; encoded by the exons ATGTCGAACCCGAGAAACGGCGACACCAAGCCCCCATGTTTGCCCCGCAATGGACTGGTGAAGATCCCCACGCAACCCAACGGCCTCGGCTCCGCCAGCATCACCAAAGGCACCCCTGCCGTGAAAAACCGCCTGTGCCAGCCTTCCTCCGTGCCTGCCATCCTCAGCCCGGCCTTAGCCCACCGCAGCGAcctgcccatccccagcctggcctCCCCGCTCTCCTTGGCCACCCTGGCCAGCgtctcctctcctcctggcGCTTCCTTGGTGGGACTGAACACGAGCGAAGGCTCGGAGCAGCCCTCTCCAGAGCGGCTGCCAGGCTCGCCCTCGGAAAGGCAGCTGGCCGTGGACGAGAAGATCCTTAACCGCTTGTTCTGGTACTTTTCGGCGTGCGAGAAGTGCGTGCTGGCGCAGGTGTGCAAGGCATGGCGGCGGGTGCTCTACCAGCCCAAGTTCTGGGTGGGCTTGACGCCCGTCCTGCACACCAAAGAGCTCTACAACATCCTGCCTGGTGGAGAGAAGGAGTTCGTCAGCCTGCAGGGCTTCGCCGTCCGCGGCTTCGACGGCTTCTGCCTCGTGGGCGTCTCTGACCTGGACATTTGTGAGTTCATTGACAACTACCCCCTCTCCAAGAAGGGGGTCAAGTCCATGAGCCTTAAGAGGTCGACCATCACAGATGCAGGGTTGGAG GTGATGCTGGAGCAGATGCAGGGCGTGGTGCGGCTGGAGCTGTCGGGCTGCAACGACTTCACGGAGGCTGGGCTGTGGTCCAGCCTCAACGCCCGCATCACGGCGCTGAGCGTCAGCGACTGCATCAACGTGGCCGACGACGCCATCGCCGCCATCTCGCAGCTCCTGCCCAACCTCACCGAGCTCAACCTGCAAGCCTACCACGTGACGGACACGGCGCTCGCCTACTTCACCGCCAAGCAGGGCTACACCACCCACACCCTGCGCCTCAACTCCTGCTGGGAGATCACCAACCATGGCGTGGTCAACATGGTCCACAGCCTGCCCAACCTGAGCGTCCTCAGCCTCTCGGGCTGCTCCAAGGTGACGGACGACGGCGTGGAGCTGGTGGCTGAGAACCTGCGGAAGCTGCGCAGCCTCGACCTGTCCTGGTGCCCCCGCATCACCGACATGGCCCTGGAGTACATTGCCTGCGACCTGCAcaagctggaggagctggtgctTGACAG GTGCGTGCGGATCACCGACACTGGCCTCAGCTACCTGTCCACCATGTCATCCCTGCGGAGCCTTTACCTGCGCTGGTGCTGCCAG GTGCAGGATTTTGGCCTGAAGCACCTGCTGGGCATGGGCAGCCTGCGCCTCCTCTCACTGGCTG GCTGCCCCTTGCTGACCACCACGGGGCTGTCGGGGctggtgcagctgcaggagctggaggagctggaactCACCAACTGCCCCGGGGCCACCCCGGAGCTCTTCAAGTACTTCTCCCAGCACCTCCCGTGCTGCATGGTGATCGAGTAG
- the WDR24 gene encoding GATOR complex protein WDR24, whose product MEKMARVTTALGGNALTGRTMFCHLDAPANAISVCRDAAQVVVAGRNIFKIYSIEEEQFVEKLNLRVGRKPSLNFSCADVVWHQMDENLLATAATNGVVVTWNLGKPSRNKQDQLFTEHKRTVNKVCFHPTEVYMLLSGSQDGYMKCFDLRKKDSVSTFSGQSESVRDVQFSIRDYFTFAATFENGNVQLWDIRRPDRYERMFTAHNGPVFCCDWHPEDRGWLATGGRDKMVKVWDMNTTRAKEIYCVQTIASVARVKWRPECKHHIATCSMMVDHNIYVWDVRRPFIPSAMFEEHKDVTTGIVWRHLHDPYFLLSGSKDSTLYQHIFKDASQPIDRANPEGLCYSLYGDLAFAAKESLISSDSNRKPYIGDRRHPIFFKRKLDPTEQFEYISSSSALSVFETDVESGSMDWFVHTAKQYALAGRPLAELCDHNAKVAKGLDRNQVAQTWTMLRIIYSSLGTVSSTNLNHSMGKGSTALPLMNSFNLKDIPAGLGSESRLDRSKGESRTENILMDSSSTLINNEDNEETEGSDVPADYLLGDVEADEDDLYMMDHENPHAEEQEYSLPQEAFPLRHEIVDNPSALDHLQDKADSPHVSGNEAETVSLTPVESFSLISISHSLYENRLPSDFFNPIVRDTLLFYAEQGDVQTAVSVLIVLGERIRKEIDEQTQEHWYTSYIDLLQRFQLWNISNEVIKLSTCRAINCLNQASTTLHVNCSNCKRPMSNRGWICDRCRQCASMCAVCHHVVKGLFVWCQGCSHGGHLQHIMKWLETSSHCPAGCGHLCEYT is encoded by the exons ATGGAGAAGATGGCCAGGgtcaccactgccctggggggCAACGCGCTGACCGGCCGCACCATGTTCTGCCACCTGGACGCCCCCGCCAACGCCATCAGCGTGTGCCGGGACGCTGCCCAGGTGGTGGTGGCCGGCCGCAACATCTTCAAGATCTACTCCATCGAGGAGGAGCAGTTTGTGGAGAAGCTGAACCTCCGCGTGGGCCGCAAACCCTCCCTGAACTTCAGCTGTGCCGACGTGGTGTGGCACCAGATGGACGAGAACCTGCTGGCCACCGCCGCCACCAACGGCGTGGTGGTCACCTGGAACCTGGGCAAGCCGTCCCGCAACAAGCAGGACCAGCTGTTCACGGAGCACAAGCGCACTGTCAACAAGGTGTGCTTCCACCCCACCGAGGTGTACATGCTGCTCAGCGGCTCCCAGGACGGCTACATGAAGTGCTTCGACCTGCGCAAGAAGGACTCTGTCAGCACCTTCTCTG gccAGTCGGAGAGTGTGCGTGATGTCCAGTTCAGCATCCGGGACTATTTCACCTTCGCTGCCACCTTTGAGAACGGCAACGTGCAGCTGTGGGACATCCGCCGGCCCGACCGCTACGAGAGGATGTTCACAGCCCACAACGGGCCCGTCTTCTGCTGCGACTGGCACCCAGAGGACAG GGGCTGGCTGGCCACAGGCGGCCGCGACAAGATGGTGAAGGTGTGGGACATGAACACGACACGGGCCAAGGAGATCTACTGCGTGCAGACCATCGCCTCGGTGGCGCGGGTGAAGTGGCGCCCCGAGTGCAAGCACCACATCGCCACCTGCTCCATGATGGTGGACCACAACATCTACGTGTGGGACGTGCGCCGCCCCTTCATCCCCTCCGCCATGTTCGAGGAGCACAAGGACGTCACCACGGGCATCGTGTGGCGGCACCTCCACGACCCCTATTTCCTCCTCTCGGGCTCCAAAGACAGCACCCTTTACCAGCACATCTTCAAGGATGCCAGCCAGCCCATCGACCGGGCCAACCCCGAGGGGCTGTGCTACAGCCTCTACGGAGACCTGGCCTTCGCCGCCAAGGAGAGCCTCATCTCCTCCGACTCCAACCGCAAGCCCTACATCGGCGACCGGCGCCACCCCATCTTCTTCAAGCGCAAGCTGGACCCCACGGAGCAGTTCGAGTACATCTCATCCTCCAGCGCCCTCAGCGTGTTCGAGACGGACGTGGAGAGCGGCAGCATGGACTGGTTTGTGCACACGGCCAAGCAGTACGCGCTGGCCGGCCGGCCGCTGGCCGAGCTCTGCGACCACAACGCCAAGGTGGCCAAGGGGCTGGACCGCAACCAG GTGGCTCAGACGTGGACGATGCTGAGGATTATCTACTCCAGCCTCGGCACCGTGTCGTCCACAAACCTCAACCACAGCATGGGGAAAGGCAGCACTGCCCTCCCGCTCATGAACAG ttttaaCCTGAAAGAtatccctgctgggctgggcagcgaGTCCAGACTGGACCGCAGCAAAGGAGAAAGCCGCACGGAAAACATCCTCATGGATTCCTCCTCCACCCTGATCAACAACGAGG ACAATGAGGAGACGGAGGGCAGCGACGTCCCTGCGGATTATCTGCTGGGAGATGTGGAGGCAGATGAGGATGACCTGTACATGATGGACCACGAGAACCCACACG CCGAAGAGCAGGAatacagccttccccaggaagcCTTCCCGCTGCGCCACGAAATCGTGGACAACCCATCGGCCTTGGACCACCTGCAGGACAAGGCCGACTCCCCTCACGTCAGCGGCAACGAGGCCGAGACGGTGTCGCTGACCCCCGTGGAGTCCTTCTCGCTGATCTCCATCTCCCACTCTCTCTATGAGAACCGCCTGCCCTCCGACTTCTTCAACCCCATCGTGCGGGACACGCTGCTCTTCTACGCCGAGCAGGGCGACGTGCAGACGGCCGTGTCCGTGCTCATCGTGCTGGGAGAGCGCATCCGCAAGGAGATCGATGAGCAGACGCAG gagcactGGTACACGTCCTACATCGACCTGCTGCAGCGCTTCCAGCTCTGGAACATCTCCAACGAGGTGATCAAGCTGAGCACCTGCCGTGCCATCAACTGCCTCAACCAGGCTTCCACCACCCTGCACGTCAACTGCAGCAACTGCAAGCGGCCCATGAGCAACAGGGGCTGGATCTGCGACAG GTGTCGGCAGTGTGCCAGCATGTGTGCCGTGTGTCACCACGTGGTGAAGGGGCTCTTCGTctggtgccagggctgcagccacggTGGCCACCTGCAGCACATCATGAAGTGGCTGGAGaccagctcccactgccccGCTGGCTGCGGCCACCTCTGCGAGTACACCTGA